One Drosophila virilis strain 15010-1051.87 chromosome 5, Dvir_AGI_RSII-ME, whole genome shotgun sequence DNA window includes the following coding sequences:
- the fus gene encoding RNA-binding protein fusilli isoform X4, translated as MALKRHKHHIGSRYIEVYRASGEDFLAIAGGASNEAQAFLSKGAQVIIRMRGLPYDCTPKQVLDFFTTGEAPCHVLDGNEGVLFVKKPDGRATGDAFVLFANESDSSKALGRHRESIGQRYIELFRSTTAEVQQVLNRSMDPKTYESNNHGQPPLIAQLPTMQLPLLPQVGAAAGHALNPLTANASHANLCPQLTHAPQHLITSGTTKNCIRLRGLPYEAMVEHILHFLDDFAKHIIYQGVHMVINAQGQPSGEAFIQMDSEDSARLCAQRKHNQFMVFGKKFRYIEVFQCSGDDMNHVLNGGLGSPVAPPPHPGHAHLAAAAAAAAAAAAAAAGKQPSLLSPGMLAQPPPPPTGAQGIGSHSHTHAHSHSHTHAHAHTHAAAAAAAAAAAHHALQTSPVAAAAAAASMLGATSHAPLTAGTASGLAGFMSASPTATISSHSSLGSLSSSGLAQGGLSAAHAGYAFNLSLPPLAGGHSAAAASNPALLAQQQAQFIAQQSLLARQQAAAVAAEQQHHQLYANAQMLQHHPLYMQHPGAAAAAAAAMGGQPQFVLMQRPYLQPFQLGYMPTAGGYQFAGPSSAAPSASAAGAASAANNAALALQSHSMKRSYENAFQQDPTGAAAAASAAKRALTRAPSSVYSYYNPGI; from the exons ATGGCACTGAAGCGGCACAAACATCACATTGGCTCCCGCTATATTGAGGTGTATCGCGCCTCGGGCGAGGACTTTCTGGCCATAGCCGGCGGCGCATCCAATGAGGCGCAGGCGTTCCTCTCCAAGGGCGCCCAGGTGATAATACGCATGCGCGGTCTGCCCTACGATTGTACGCCCAAGCAAGTG CTGGACTTTTTTACCACTGGCGAGGCGCCGTGCCATGTGCTCGACGGCAATGAGGGCGTTCTGTTTGTAAAGAAACCCGATGGACGCGCCACTGGCGATGCCTTTGTGCTGTTCGCCAATGAGAGTGATTCATCCAAGGCGCTGGGACGGCATCGCGAGTCCATTGGCCAACGGTATATTGAGCTGTTTCGGTCGACGACCGCGGAAGTGCAGCAGGTGCTCAATCGATCGATGGACCCGAAGACCTACGAGTCGAACAATCATGGCCAGCCGCCGTTGATAGCACAGTTGCCCACCatgcagttgccgttgctgccgcAGGTGGGTGCCGCCGCTGGCCACGCCCTCAACCCGCTGACAGCTAACGCTAGCCACGCTAACCTGTGCCCTCAACTTACCCATGCCCCACAGCATCTCATCACCTCGGGCACAACCAAGAACTGCATACGGCTGCGCGGCCTGCCCTACGAGGCCATGGTGGAGCATATCTTGCACTTTCTGGACGACTTTGCCAAGCACATCATCTACCAGGGCGTGCATATGGTGATCAATGCCCAG GGCCAGCCCAGCGGAGAGGCCTTTATCCAAATGGACTCCGAGGATTCGGCCCGGCTGTGCGCCCAGCGCAAGCACAATCAGTTTATGGTCTTCGGCAAGAAGTTTCGCTACATTGAGGTCTTTCAGTGCTCCGGCGATGATATGAATCATGTGCTCAATGGCGGCCTTGGGTCGCCAGTGGCACCGCCGCCGCATCCGGGCCATGCGCATttggccgctgccgccgccgctgctgctgctgctgccgccgccgctgcggGCAAACAGCCATCGCTGCTCTCTCCGGGTATGTTAGCTcaaccgccgccgccacccaCCGGCGCTCAGGGCATCGGCTCACACTcccatacacacgcacactcacattcacacacgcatgcgcacgcacacacacatgccgcTGCCGCggccgcagccgctgcagctgctcatcATGCATTGCAAACATCGCCGGtggccgctgccgccgctgctgcctcCATGCTGGGCGCCACCTCACATGCACCGCTTACCGCCGGCACGGCGAGCGGTCTAGCCGGCTTTATGAGTGCCTCGCCCACGGCCACCATATCCAGTCACTCCTCGCTAGGCTCACTGTCCAGCAGTGGCTTGGCTCAGGGTGGCCTCTCCGCGGCACACGCTGGCTATGCCTTTAATCTCTCGCTGCCGCCCCTCGCTGGCGGTCATTCGGCAGCCGCTGCGTCCAATCCGGCGCTGCTtgcccagcagcaggcacagtTTATAGCGCAGCAGAGTCTGCTCGCGCGCCAACAGGCGGCCGCTGTGGCCgcggagcagcagcatcatcagctCTATGCAAATGCCCAAATGCTGCAGCATCATCCGCTCTATATGCAGCATCCgggcgccgccgccgcggctgccgctgccatgGGCGGCCAGCCGCAATTTGTGCTCATGCAACGACCCTATCTGCAGCCCTTTCAGCTGGGCTACATGCCCACCGCGGGGGGCTATCAGTTTGCCGGGCCCAGCTCGGCGGCACCAAGTGCCAGTGCAGCTGGGGCCGCGAGTGCCGCTAACAATGCCGCCTTGGCGCTTCAATCACATTCCATGAAGCGCTCCTATGAGAATGCCTTTCAGCAGGATCCGACTggagcagcggctgcagcgaGTGCTGCCAAGCGTGCTTTGACTCGAGCGCCAAGCAGCGTTTACTCCTACTATAATCCGGGCATTTAG